The following proteins are co-located in the Mesorhizobium australicum WSM2073 genome:
- the fba gene encoding class II fructose-bisphosphate aldolase (catalyzes the reversible aldol condensation of dihydroxyacetonephosphate and glyceraldehyde 3-phosphate in the Calvin cycle, glycolysis, and/or gluconeogenesis), whose translation MARITLRQLLDHAAEYGYGVPAFNMNNMEQGLAIMEAAEETKSPVILQASRGARAYANDVVLAKLIDALVEIHPDIPVCMHLDHGNNEATCVTAIQHGFTSVMMDGSLKEDGKSPADYAYNSGITKRVVDMAHWGGVSVEGEIGVLGSLESGGGEQEDGHGVEGAISHDQLLTDPVQAEQFVRDTHVDALAVAMGTSHGAYKFSRKPDGAVLAMNVIEEIHRRLPNMHLVMHGSSSVPEDLQEIINKYGGQMKPTWGVPVEEIQRGIKHGVRKINIDTDNRMALTGAIRKVLTENPSEFDPRKYLTPAMAAMRKLCKERFEQFGTAGNAPKIKPLPVSEMAKRYKSGSLDPKFA comes from the coding sequence TTGGCTCGCATCACACTGAGACAATTGCTCGATCACGCCGCCGAATACGGCTATGGCGTGCCGGCCTTCAACATGAACAACATGGAACAGGGCCTCGCCATCATGGAGGCTGCCGAGGAGACCAAGTCCCCGGTCATCCTGCAGGCGAGCCGCGGCGCGCGCGCCTATGCCAATGACGTGGTGCTGGCCAAGCTGATCGACGCGCTGGTCGAAATCCATCCCGACATCCCGGTCTGCATGCACCTCGACCATGGCAACAACGAAGCCACCTGCGTCACCGCGATCCAGCACGGCTTCACCTCCGTGATGATGGACGGCTCACTCAAGGAAGACGGCAAGTCGCCGGCCGACTATGCCTATAATTCCGGCATCACCAAGCGCGTCGTCGACATGGCGCATTGGGGCGGCGTGTCGGTCGAAGGCGAGATCGGCGTGCTGGGCTCGCTCGAGAGCGGCGGCGGCGAGCAGGAAGACGGCCACGGCGTCGAAGGCGCGATCAGTCACGACCAGCTCCTGACCGATCCGGTGCAGGCCGAACAGTTCGTGCGCGACACCCATGTCGATGCGCTGGCGGTGGCCATGGGCACCAGCCACGGCGCCTATAAATTCTCGCGCAAGCCCGACGGCGCGGTGCTGGCGATGAACGTGATCGAGGAGATCCACCGGCGCTTGCCGAACATGCATCTGGTCATGCACGGCTCGTCCTCGGTGCCGGAGGACCTGCAGGAGATCATCAACAAATATGGCGGCCAGATGAAGCCGACCTGGGGCGTCCCGGTGGAAGAGATCCAGCGCGGCATCAAGCATGGCGTGCGCAAGATCAACATCGACACCGACAACCGCATGGCGCTGACCGGCGCGATCCGCAAGGTGCTGACCGAAAATCCCAGCGAGTTCGATCCGCGCAAATATCTGACGCCGGCGATGGCGGCGATGAGGAAGCTCTGCAAGGAGCGCTTCGAGCAGTTCGGCACCGCCGGCAATGCGCCGAAGATCAAGCCGCTGCCGGTTTCGGAAATGGCCAAGCGCTACAAGTCGGGCAGCCTCGATCCGAAATTCGCCTAG
- a CDS encoding ABC transporter ATP-binding protein: protein MSPSALTISGVDKFYGPIDRGVHAVKNLTMEIGEGEIVALLGSSGCGKTSTLRMIAGFEEVSRGAIAVAGRTVHTLPPVKRNVAMAFEGYSLYPPLTVRENMAFALKAARLPRSEVDAKVASIAKLLEIEDILERYPSSISGGQQQRASLGRALIREADLHLLDEPMGQLEPQLRAVLRGRIKHFIKERGLTAILVTHDQTEANALADRIAVMEGGVLQQFDTPDRIKERPANLFTGTFVGEPPMNVFEAFVGTTAGRISLKLPDGLSLDYDKDAFSTPVRDQLLSRERVVIGIRPYAVRRSKEGVPARVSANQWLGDQTHIAADFAGGSLVLVEHDRTRLDLGAPINVSIDPKNLHVFDQASGKAISHGMELA from the coding sequence ATGAGCCCGAGCGCGCTCACCATATCAGGCGTCGACAAGTTCTATGGCCCGATCGACAGGGGCGTTCACGCCGTCAAGAACCTGACGATGGAGATCGGCGAGGGCGAGATCGTGGCGCTGCTCGGGTCGTCGGGCTGCGGCAAGACCTCGACCTTGCGAATGATCGCTGGCTTCGAGGAGGTGTCGCGTGGCGCGATCGCGGTCGCCGGCCGCACGGTACACACCTTGCCGCCGGTCAAACGCAATGTGGCGATGGCCTTCGAGGGCTATTCGCTCTATCCGCCGCTCACCGTGCGCGAGAACATGGCCTTTGCCCTCAAGGCCGCAAGGCTGCCCAGGAGCGAGGTCGACGCCAAGGTCGCCAGCATCGCAAAGCTGCTGGAGATCGAGGACATATTGGAGCGCTATCCCAGCTCCATTTCGGGTGGCCAGCAGCAGCGCGCCAGCCTCGGCCGGGCGCTGATCCGCGAGGCCGACCTGCATCTGCTGGACGAGCCGATGGGCCAGCTCGAGCCGCAGCTTCGCGCCGTGCTGCGCGGCCGCATCAAGCACTTCATCAAGGAACGCGGCCTGACCGCGATCCTGGTCACCCACGACCAGACCGAGGCGAATGCGCTGGCCGACCGCATCGCGGTGATGGAGGGCGGCGTGCTGCAGCAGTTCGATACGCCGGACCGGATCAAGGAGCGCCCGGCGAACCTGTTCACCGGCACCTTCGTCGGCGAGCCGCCGATGAACGTCTTCGAGGCCTTTGTCGGCACGACCGCCGGCCGCATCAGTCTCAAGCTGCCCGACGGGCTGTCGCTCGACTATGACAAGGACGCCTTCAGCACTCCGGTTCGCGACCAGCTGCTCAGCCGCGAGCGGGTGGTCATCGGCATCAGGCCCTATGCGGTCAGGCGCTCGAAGGAGGGTGTTCCGGCCAGGGTCTCGGCCAACCAATGGCTCGGCGACCAGACCCACATCGCCGCCGACTTCGCCGGCGGCTCGCTGGTCCTGGTGGAGCATGACCGCACCCGGCTCGACCTCGGCGCGCCCATCAATGTCAGCATCGATCCGAAGAACCTGCACGTCTTCGACCAGGCGAGCGGCAAGGCGATCTCGCACGGCATGGAGCTCGCATGA
- a CDS encoding 2-hydroxyacid dehydrogenase, protein MLRKIAIIGDNFMLPEVFRAKIEKVASGDLDIRTLQTAWPDEPMEFGNAALGLDRVKEYFGHPDEVVDFIGDAEIVVTQLAPLSEGMMRRLPGLKLVAVSRGGPINIDMEAARVHGITVVNVPGRNATAVAEFTIGAILAETRLIRVGHEALRKGEWRGDLYRADRTGRELGEMTVGVVGYGNIGTKVVRLLRAFGCHVLVSDPYVQLSAEDRNAGVELVALDDLLSRSDVVTLHSRVTQETRGLIGKDTIARMKPGVIFVNTARGPLVDYDALYEPLVSGQIASAMLETFAVEPVPSDWPLLQLPNVTLTPHIAGASVRTVTYAAEQAAEEVRRYLAGLPPVNPC, encoded by the coding sequence ATGCTGAGGAAAATAGCGATCATTGGCGACAACTTCATGCTGCCGGAGGTGTTTCGCGCCAAAATCGAGAAGGTGGCCAGTGGCGACCTCGATATCAGGACATTGCAGACGGCCTGGCCCGACGAGCCGATGGAGTTCGGCAACGCCGCGCTCGGCCTCGACAGGGTCAAGGAATATTTCGGCCATCCCGACGAGGTCGTCGACTTCATCGGCGATGCCGAAATCGTCGTCACCCAGCTTGCGCCCCTGTCGGAAGGCATGATGCGGCGCCTGCCAGGGCTCAAGCTGGTCGCGGTGTCGCGCGGCGGCCCGATCAACATCGACATGGAAGCGGCCAGGGTGCACGGCATCACCGTGGTCAATGTGCCCGGCCGCAACGCCACTGCCGTGGCTGAGTTTACCATCGGCGCCATCCTGGCCGAGACGCGGCTGATCCGGGTCGGCCACGAGGCCTTGCGCAAGGGGGAATGGCGCGGCGATCTCTACCGCGCCGACCGCACCGGCCGCGAGCTCGGCGAAATGACCGTCGGCGTGGTCGGCTACGGCAATATCGGCACGAAGGTGGTGCGCCTGCTGCGCGCCTTCGGCTGCCACGTCCTGGTCAGCGATCCCTATGTGCAACTGAGCGCCGAGGATCGCAACGCTGGCGTCGAACTGGTTGCGCTCGACGACCTCCTGTCGCGCTCCGATGTGGTCACGCTGCATTCGCGGGTGACGCAGGAGACACGCGGTCTGATCGGCAAGGACACCATCGCGCGGATGAAGCCGGGCGTGATCTTCGTCAATACGGCGCGTGGCCCGCTGGTCGACTACGACGCACTCTACGAGCCGCTGGTTTCAGGGCAGATCGCCAGCGCCATGCTGGAAACCTTCGCGGTCGAACCGGTGCCGTCGGACTGGCCCTTGCTGCAGCTGCCCAATGTGACGCTGACGCCGCATATCGCCGGCGCTTCGGTGCGCACCGTGACCTATGCCGCCGAGCAGGCCGCCGAGGAAGTGCGCCGCTACCTGGCCGGCCTGCCTCCGGTCAATCCGTGCTGA
- a CDS encoding RpiB/LacA/LacB family sugar-phosphate isomerase: MKIAIGADSAGKPLLDVISAHLATKPGLTVSDLSQAGFYADLSRKLAQTIVDGENDRGILFCGTGIGVSISANKVPGIRAALTHDTYSAERAAKSNNAQIITMGARVIGPELAKAIVDTWLASEFDEKGPSAGNVQAIDKLDAAKG; this comes from the coding sequence ATGAAAATAGCCATTGGAGCCGACAGCGCCGGCAAGCCGCTGCTCGACGTCATATCAGCGCATCTGGCGACCAAGCCGGGGCTCACCGTCAGCGACCTCAGCCAGGCCGGCTTCTATGCCGATCTGTCGCGGAAACTTGCCCAGACGATCGTCGACGGCGAGAACGATCGCGGCATCCTGTTCTGCGGCACCGGCATCGGCGTCTCGATCTCGGCCAACAAGGTGCCGGGCATCCGCGCTGCACTCACCCACGACACCTATTCGGCCGAACGCGCGGCGAAATCCAATAACGCCCAGATCATCACCATGGGCGCCCGCGTCATCGGCCCGGAACTCGCCAAGGCCATTGTCGATACCTGGCTGGCCTCGGAGTTCGACGAGAAAGGACCGTCGGCCGGCAACGTCCAGGCGATCGACAAGCTCGACGCGGCGAAGGGCTAA
- a CDS encoding sugar phosphate isomerase/epimerase family protein, which yields MAFTLSLNTNPLVNRFAEPDDLIDTVAYEIGIRDVQLTHEFVNPGWPAATIVKFVRLFRNALARTGVRVTSGMTGPYGRLNHFGHPDADVRRYYVDWFKTFADISAELGASGMGTQFAIFTHRDYDDPARRARLFDIALDCWREVAEHARAAGLTYLFWEPMSVGREFGHTIENCRMLQDAIDAAGMAIPLEMMVDIDHGDVTSSNPADIDPYAWAEAFPLKSPIIHIKQSSMNKGGHWPFTAAHNKDGRITPEKLLETVRRGGGTDNEICLELSFREREPVDHQVVAMIRESVDYWAPFIDAGRAGISPKAG from the coding sequence TTGGCTTTCACGCTCTCCCTCAACACCAATCCGCTGGTCAACCGCTTCGCCGAGCCGGACGACCTGATCGATACCGTTGCCTATGAAATCGGCATTCGCGACGTTCAGCTCACGCATGAATTCGTCAACCCAGGCTGGCCGGCGGCGACGATCGTCAAGTTCGTCCGCCTGTTCCGCAACGCCTTGGCTCGAACCGGCGTGCGCGTCACCTCCGGCATGACCGGCCCCTATGGCCGGCTGAACCATTTCGGCCATCCGGATGCCGATGTGCGCCGCTATTATGTCGACTGGTTCAAGACCTTCGCCGACATCTCGGCCGAGCTTGGCGCCAGCGGCATGGGCACGCAGTTCGCCATTTTCACGCATCGGGACTATGACGACCCCGCCCGTCGCGCCAGGCTGTTCGACATCGCGCTGGATTGCTGGCGCGAGGTCGCCGAGCACGCCCGGGCGGCAGGCCTGACCTATCTGTTCTGGGAGCCGATGTCGGTCGGTCGCGAATTCGGCCATACGATCGAGAATTGCCGGATGCTGCAGGACGCGATCGACGCGGCCGGCATGGCCATTCCGCTGGAGATGATGGTCGACATCGACCATGGCGACGTCACTTCCTCCAATCCGGCCGACATCGATCCCTATGCCTGGGCCGAAGCTTTTCCCCTGAAGTCGCCGATCATCCACATCAAGCAATCGTCGATGAACAAGGGCGGTCATTGGCCATTCACCGCGGCCCACAACAAGGACGGCCGCATCACGCCTGAGAAGCTGCTGGAGACGGTACGACGCGGCGGCGGCACCGACAACGAAATCTGCCTCGAACTATCCTTCCGCGAGCGCGAGCCGGTCGACCATCAGGTGGTCGCCATGATCCGCGAGTCGGTCGATTATTGGGCACCGTTCATCGACGCCGGCAGGGCGGGGATTTCGCCGAAGGCCGGATAG
- a CDS encoding glycerol-3-phosphate dehydrogenase yields MSVGPDIVDLFVIGGGVNGAGIARDAAGRGLSVILCEKDDLAEGTSSRSGKLVHGGLRYLEYYEFRLVREALIEREVLLESAPHIIWPMRFVLPHSPDDRPAWLVRLGLFLYDHLGGRKRLPATRTLDLRTAPEGAPIKDSFKRGFEYSDCWVDDARLVVINALDAAERGAKVLTRTACTAASREGGLWVVEMRDVRTGIKTSVRARALINAAGPWVNDIVNRVAGQNSRRNVRLVKGSHIVVPKFWEGRQAYLVQNNDKRVIFINPYQNDLALIGTTDIPYEGRPEDVRADESEIDYLIKVVNRYFKRGLARGDVVHSFSGVRPLYDDNADNPSAVTRDYIFELDAPDAQAPLLSVFGGKITTFRKLAEHALDRIAPFFPRMGKAWTAKAHLPGGDIANADFEQFLGNLAGEYPWMPASLLKHYGRLYGTRTRSVVGGARSLAALGRCFGKDFFEREANYLFEQEWAEDAADILERRTKHGLRLSAEEKSAFEHWCASRQARAG; encoded by the coding sequence ATGAGCGTCGGCCCTGACATAGTCGACCTCTTCGTCATTGGCGGCGGCGTCAACGGCGCCGGCATCGCGCGCGACGCCGCCGGCCGCGGGCTTTCCGTCATCCTGTGCGAAAAGGACGATCTCGCCGAAGGCACCAGCTCGCGCTCGGGCAAGCTCGTCCATGGCGGTCTGCGCTACCTCGAATATTACGAGTTCCGCCTGGTGCGCGAGGCGCTGATCGAGCGCGAGGTGCTGCTGGAATCGGCGCCGCACATCATCTGGCCGATGCGCTTCGTGCTGCCGCACAGCCCGGACGACCGGCCGGCATGGCTGGTGCGGCTCGGCCTCTTCCTCTACGACCACCTCGGCGGCCGCAAGCGGCTGCCCGCCACGCGGACGCTCGACCTGCGCACAGCGCCCGAGGGGGCGCCGATCAAGGACAGCTTCAAGCGCGGTTTCGAATATTCGGACTGCTGGGTCGACGATGCCCGCCTCGTCGTCATCAATGCGCTCGACGCCGCCGAACGGGGAGCGAAGGTCCTCACCCGCACCGCCTGCACCGCGGCCAGCCGCGAGGGCGGCCTCTGGGTTGTCGAGATGCGCGACGTCAGGACCGGCATCAAGACCAGTGTACGGGCCCGCGCGCTGATCAATGCCGCCGGCCCTTGGGTCAACGACATCGTCAACCGCGTTGCCGGCCAGAACTCCAGGCGCAACGTCCGCCTCGTCAAGGGCAGCCATATCGTCGTGCCCAAATTCTGGGAGGGAAGGCAGGCTTATCTCGTCCAGAACAACGACAAGCGCGTCATCTTCATCAATCCCTACCAGAACGATCTAGCCTTGATCGGAACCACCGACATCCCCTACGAGGGCCGGCCCGAGGATGTGAGGGCGGATGAGAGCGAGATCGATTACCTCATCAAAGTGGTCAATCGCTATTTCAAGCGCGGCCTTGCGCGGGGCGACGTGGTCCATTCGTTCTCCGGTGTCCGGCCGCTCTATGACGACAACGCCGACAATCCGAGCGCGGTGACGCGCGACTATATTTTCGAACTCGACGCGCCGGACGCGCAGGCGCCACTGCTTTCCGTCTTCGGCGGCAAGATCACCACCTTCCGCAAACTGGCCGAGCACGCGCTGGACAGGATCGCACCGTTCTTTCCCCGCATGGGCAAAGCCTGGACCGCGAAGGCGCATCTGCCCGGCGGCGACATCGCCAATGCCGACTTCGAACAGTTTCTTGGCAACCTCGCAGGCGAGTATCCATGGATGCCGGCATCGCTGCTCAAGCATTACGGCCGGCTCTACGGCACCAGGACGCGGTCCGTGGTCGGCGGCGCCCGATCGCTCGCCGCACTGGGGCGGTGCTTCGGCAAGGATTTCTTCGAGCGCGAGGCGAACTACCTCTTCGAACAGGAATGGGCGGAAGACGCGGCCGACATTCTCGAACGGCGCACCAAGCATGGCCTGCGTTTGTCCGCCGAGGAGAAGTCGGCCTTCGAGCATTGGTGCGCCAGCCGGCAGGCAAGGGCAGGCTGA
- a CDS encoding triose-phosphate isomerase produces MVYWVGTSWKMNKTLAEALDFAGALAGFVAGFDDRIQPFVVPPFTAVREVGQALSTTRVKVGAQNMHWADAGAWTGEISPVMLNDCGLDLVELGHSERREHFGETDRTVGLKTAAAVKHGLMPLICVGETLAERESGKADAVLTSQVEGALQFLEGEARGAKILFAYEPVWAIGDKGIPASSDYADKQQALIKTVAAGLLPSMPPVLYGGSVNPGNAAELIAQPNIDGLFIGRSAWQAEGYIDILRRASAAI; encoded by the coding sequence GTGGTTTACTGGGTCGGTACAAGCTGGAAGATGAACAAGACGCTCGCCGAGGCGCTTGATTTTGCAGGCGCACTGGCCGGCTTCGTGGCGGGTTTCGACGATCGCATCCAGCCTTTCGTCGTCCCGCCTTTCACGGCGGTGCGAGAGGTCGGGCAGGCGCTGTCGACGACGCGCGTCAAGGTCGGCGCGCAGAACATGCATTGGGCCGACGCCGGCGCCTGGACCGGGGAGATCTCGCCGGTGATGCTGAACGATTGCGGCCTAGACCTGGTCGAACTCGGCCACAGCGAAAGGCGCGAGCACTTCGGCGAGACCGACCGCACGGTCGGGCTGAAGACGGCGGCGGCGGTCAAGCACGGACTGATGCCGCTGATCTGCGTCGGCGAGACGCTGGCCGAGCGCGAAAGCGGCAAGGCCGATGCGGTGCTGACCAGCCAGGTCGAGGGTGCACTGCAATTCCTCGAGGGCGAGGCGAGGGGAGCAAAAATCCTGTTCGCCTACGAGCCGGTCTGGGCGATCGGCGACAAGGGCATTCCGGCCAGCTCCGACTATGCCGACAAGCAGCAGGCGCTGATCAAGACAGTCGCCGCCGGCCTGCTGCCGTCCATGCCGCCGGTGCTCTATGGCGGCAGCGTCAATCCCGGCAATGCCGCGGAACTGATCGCCCAGCCCAACATCGACGGCTTGTTCATCGGCCGCTCGGCCTGGCAGGCCGAAGGCTACATCGACATCCTGCGCCGCGCGTCGGCCGCCATCTGA
- a CDS encoding FGGY-family carbohydrate kinase, which produces MRDLLIGIDAGTSVIKSIAFDTKGRQIAAAATPNHYETLPGGGAEQDLARTWADAATTLRQLADKVPDLASRTVAIAVTGQGDGTWLIDGKGEPVAKGWLWLDARAAGVVEEIRARPDDRLRFEKTGSGLAACQQGSQFAFMKRTMPEMLGKAATAFHCKDWLYFKLTGERATDPSEGTFTFGDFRTRDYSGDVLDVLGVADLRHLLPPIVDGTSHSAGLSPAAAEVTGMLAGTPVVLGYVDVVCTALGAGLLDRERKPGCSIIGSTGMHMRLAETPDDVQLNEAATGYTMAMPAPGVFAQMQSNMAATLNIDWVLGLASGILASQGITRSNGEMIALVDAWIAASQPASLLYQPYVSEAGERGPFVDANARAGFVGISSRHGYADLVRAVFEGLAFAARDCYAAMGPLPREIRLTGGAARSPALRKILGAAIGADTRTSAREEAGAAGAAMIAAVCVGQYASMDECVGEWVTPLLGEAEPSDPDLAAIYDRMTPSYMLAHQALRPVWRAMATSQEN; this is translated from the coding sequence ATGCGCGATCTATTAATAGGCATCGATGCCGGCACTTCCGTCATCAAGTCCATCGCTTTCGACACGAAGGGCCGCCAGATCGCGGCCGCGGCAACGCCGAACCATTACGAGACGCTGCCGGGCGGCGGCGCCGAACAGGATCTGGCCCGCACATGGGCCGATGCCGCCACGACCTTGCGCCAGCTTGCCGACAAGGTGCCCGATCTCGCCAGCCGGACCGTCGCCATCGCGGTGACCGGGCAGGGGGACGGCACCTGGCTGATCGACGGCAAGGGCGAGCCGGTGGCCAAGGGTTGGCTCTGGCTCGACGCGCGCGCCGCGGGCGTCGTCGAGGAAATCCGCGCGCGGCCCGATGACCGGCTGCGCTTCGAGAAGACCGGCAGCGGTCTTGCCGCCTGCCAGCAAGGCTCGCAGTTCGCCTTCATGAAGCGCACCATGCCCGAAATGCTCGGCAAGGCCGCGACCGCGTTCCACTGCAAGGATTGGCTCTATTTCAAGCTGACCGGCGAACGCGCCACCGATCCGTCCGAAGGGACCTTCACTTTCGGCGACTTCCGCACCCGTGACTACAGTGGGGACGTGCTCGACGTCCTCGGCGTCGCCGATCTCAGGCACCTGCTGCCGCCGATCGTCGACGGCACGAGCCACAGCGCCGGACTGTCGCCGGCCGCCGCCGAAGTCACCGGCATGCTTGCCGGCACACCCGTCGTGCTCGGTTATGTCGACGTCGTCTGCACCGCGCTCGGCGCCGGCCTCCTCGACCGCGAGCGCAAGCCCGGCTGCTCGATCATCGGTTCCACCGGCATGCACATGCGGCTGGCCGAGACCCCTGATGATGTGCAGCTCAACGAAGCGGCGACCGGCTATACGATGGCGATGCCGGCGCCGGGCGTCTTCGCGCAGATGCAGTCCAACATGGCGGCGACGCTCAACATCGACTGGGTGCTTGGCCTCGCTTCCGGCATCCTCGCCTCGCAAGGCATAACCCGCAGCAATGGCGAGATGATCGCGCTGGTCGATGCCTGGATCGCGGCCTCGCAGCCGGCTTCGCTGCTCTACCAGCCCTACGTGTCGGAAGCCGGCGAGCGCGGACCGTTCGTCGATGCCAATGCCAGGGCAGGCTTCGTCGGCATTTCGTCGCGTCACGGCTACGCCGATCTGGTGCGCGCCGTCTTCGAGGGCTTGGCCTTCGCGGCGCGCGATTGCTACGCCGCCATGGGCCCGCTGCCACGCGAAATTCGCCTGACCGGCGGCGCCGCCAGAAGCCCGGCGCTGCGCAAGATCCTGGGTGCGGCCATTGGTGCCGACACGCGCACGAGCGCGCGCGAGGAGGCCGGTGCGGCCGGTGCCGCAATGATCGCGGCGGTCTGCGTCGGTCAATACGCCTCCATGGACGAATGCGTCGGCGAATGGGTGACGCCGCTGCTCGGCGAGGCCGAGCCGAGCGACCCGGATCTCGCCGCGATCTACGACAGGATGACCCCGTCCTACATGCTGGCGCACCAGGCCCTGCGGCCGGTCTGGCGTGCCATGGCGACATCGCAGGAAAATTGA
- a CDS encoding DeoR/GlpR family DNA-binding transcription regulator: protein MKSDNRRQGIMDFLVDAGAASVDDLASRFGVSRMTVHRDLDELEESGLLRKVRGGASIQPSSLFESDFRYRQKQAIGEKQRLAAAAVTMIEPGQTVIIDDGSTAGGIARYLADLRPLTVITNNLAVIQDLAGVAGINLIALGGQYSKKFHGFFGLLAEASLRSLRADVAFLSSSAIHGASAFHQDQEVVQAKRLMMAAATRKYLLVDHGKFGRSALHFLTDLKAFDAVFTGRGPEPGMRDTLDAAGVSLTVVADKD, encoded by the coding sequence ATGAAGAGCGACAACAGACGCCAAGGCATCATGGACTTCCTGGTGGACGCCGGCGCGGCGAGCGTCGACGATCTTGCCTCCCGCTTTGGCGTCTCCAGGATGACCGTGCATCGCGACCTCGACGAGCTCGAGGAGAGCGGTTTGCTGCGCAAGGTGCGCGGCGGCGCCTCGATCCAGCCGAGCAGTCTGTTTGAAAGCGATTTCCGCTACCGGCAGAAGCAGGCGATCGGGGAAAAACAGCGCCTTGCGGCGGCGGCCGTGACCATGATCGAACCCGGCCAGACGGTCATCATCGACGACGGCTCGACCGCGGGCGGTATCGCGCGGTATCTCGCCGATCTCAGGCCACTGACGGTGATCACCAACAATCTCGCCGTCATCCAGGACCTGGCCGGAGTCGCGGGCATCAACCTGATCGCGCTCGGCGGCCAGTACTCGAAGAAATTCCACGGCTTCTTCGGCCTGCTCGCCGAGGCTTCGCTGCGGTCGCTGCGTGCCGACGTCGCCTTCCTGTCGTCGTCCGCCATCCATGGCGCCTCCGCCTTCCATCAGGACCAGGAAGTGGTGCAGGCCAAGCGACTGATGATGGCCGCGGCGACACGCAAATATCTGCTGGTGGATCACGGCAAGTTTGGCCGCAGCGCGCTGCATTTCCTGACCGATCTCAAAGCATTCGACGCCGTCTTCACCGGGCGCGGGCCGGAGCCCGGGATGCGGGACACGCTGGATGCGGCCGGCGTCTCGCTGACGGTGGTCGCCGACAAGGATTGA
- the dhaL gene encoding dihydroxyacetone kinase subunit DhaL, which translates to MTIAAFDLKRMFDAIAVAMEADRDRLCQLDGVIGDADHGIAMALGFNAVRDALASLDLTAAEPTALLNTAAKSFLNAVGASCGPLYATAFMRAAAAVKGKATLADADVVALLQAMAQGIKDRGKAETGEKTMVDAWQPAAEAAGASNAAGKNLAESLQAAFAAAERGAESTKDMIAAKGRSSRLGERSLGHIDPGAASAVTVIGAMRASLA; encoded by the coding sequence ATGACCATCGCCGCGTTCGACCTGAAAAGAATGTTCGATGCGATCGCCGTGGCGATGGAAGCCGACAGGGACCGGCTTTGCCAGCTCGACGGCGTCATCGGCGACGCCGACCACGGCATTGCCATGGCGCTCGGGTTCAACGCCGTGCGCGATGCGCTGGCATCGCTCGACCTTACGGCGGCCGAGCCGACCGCGCTCCTCAACACCGCGGCGAAATCGTTCCTCAATGCCGTCGGCGCGTCCTGCGGCCCGCTCTATGCCACCGCCTTCATGCGCGCCGCCGCCGCCGTCAAGGGCAAGGCGACGCTGGCGGATGCCGATGTCGTCGCGCTGCTGCAGGCCATGGCGCAAGGCATCAAGGATCGCGGCAAGGCCGAAACCGGCGAAAAGACAATGGTCGACGCCTGGCAACCGGCGGCGGAAGCGGCCGGCGCCAGCAATGCAGCAGGAAAAAACCTTGCCGAAAGCCTCCAGGCCGCTTTTGCCGCCGCCGAGCGCGGCGCGGAATCGACCAAGGACATGATCGCCGCCAAGGGCCGCTCGTCGCGGCTCGGCGAGCGCTCGCTCGGCCATATCGATCCCGGTGCGGCTTCGGCCGTCACCGTCATCGGCGCGATGCGCGCCAGTCTCGCTTAG